Proteins from one Gibbsiella quercinecans genomic window:
- a CDS encoding transporter substrate-binding domain-containing protein has product MVTSKKLRVAALALLAGISATWAAQSSAAPQTVEVVVNANGFPFSFIDDNNKLSGYDGELLQIVDERLPDYQFHFSAVSRDAMIVGLSTGAYSLAADHFYLTKERAAQYDYSHQPSGISDLRLIVRNDENGIHNLDDLANGNKKLVPIHTNDARYTVIENYNQKHAAKPINLQPNGEQSAADIFRSVASGEYDAAIYPIGALLALNKSLNLNLKASDSVGLFPNVFLYRKNTDPKLIEAVDNVLVALKNDGTLSALSKKWYNEDVYQLPGASAVKVNTDWE; this is encoded by the coding sequence ATGGTTACAAGTAAAAAATTACGCGTTGCCGCGCTGGCATTACTGGCCGGTATCAGCGCCACATGGGCAGCGCAAAGCAGCGCGGCGCCGCAAACGGTGGAAGTGGTGGTTAACGCCAATGGCTTTCCGTTTAGCTTTATCGATGATAACAATAAACTTTCCGGCTATGACGGCGAGCTGCTGCAAATCGTTGATGAACGCTTGCCGGATTATCAATTCCATTTCAGCGCGGTCTCGCGCGATGCCATGATCGTCGGGCTCTCTACCGGCGCCTATAGCCTGGCGGCGGATCATTTCTACCTGACCAAGGAGCGTGCCGCGCAGTATGACTATTCCCACCAACCATCCGGCATCAGCGATTTACGCCTGATTGTCCGTAACGATGAAAACGGCATTCATAACCTGGACGATCTGGCCAACGGCAATAAAAAATTGGTGCCGATCCACACCAATGATGCCCGCTATACGGTGATTGAAAACTACAACCAAAAGCACGCCGCCAAACCGATCAATCTTCAGCCCAATGGCGAACAGTCGGCGGCGGATATCTTCCGCTCCGTCGCCTCCGGCGAGTATGACGCAGCTATTTACCCGATTGGCGCACTGCTGGCGCTAAACAAATCATTGAACTTGAACCTGAAAGCCTCTGATTCCGTCGGGTTATTCCCTAATGTGTTCCTGTACCGTAAAAATACCGATCCGAAATTGATTGAAGCCGTGGATAACGTGCTGGTGGCGTTGAAGAACGACGGCACACTCTCGGCGCTGTCCAAGAAATGGTACAACGAGGATGTGTACCAACTGCCGGGAGCCAGTGCGGTTAAGGTAAACACCGACTGGGAATAG
- a CDS encoding amino acid ABC transporter permease has protein sequence MNTSLFSLDDLYQIVPKLLENLPITLGITGASLVIGLALGLATAILQFNKRRWLRKFAKAYTDIMRGAPLALLILLFFYGGKLLLNAAGFEPRSISDTTFAVLSIAVGMSPYFAEMLRSAWNAVDRGQKEAIQSLNIPYPIGVLRIIFPQGLIIALPNFGNLLINLIKMTSLVNIIGIVDIFGRAQKIAQNSYGAKQVSAFISVIIIYWALNVAIYFLTQQIEKRYRYLLE, from the coding sequence ATGAACACGTCATTATTCAGCCTTGATGATCTGTACCAGATTGTCCCAAAACTGCTTGAGAACCTGCCGATTACCTTGGGCATTACCGGCGCTTCTCTGGTGATTGGCCTGGCTCTTGGCCTGGCTACCGCGATATTGCAATTCAACAAACGCCGGTGGCTGCGCAAATTTGCCAAGGCGTATACCGATATCATGCGCGGTGCGCCGCTGGCGCTGCTGATTTTATTGTTTTTCTATGGCGGCAAGCTGCTGTTGAACGCCGCCGGGTTTGAGCCGCGCAGCATCAGCGACACCACTTTCGCCGTGTTGTCCATCGCGGTGGGTATGAGCCCGTACTTTGCAGAAATGCTGCGCTCCGCCTGGAACGCCGTGGATCGGGGGCAAAAAGAGGCGATCCAAAGTTTGAATATCCCCTACCCGATCGGCGTGCTGCGTATTATCTTCCCACAAGGGTTAATTATCGCGTTGCCTAACTTCGGCAATTTATTAATCAACCTGATTAAGATGACGTCGCTGGTCAATATTATCGGCATTGTAGATATCTTCGGCCGGGCGCAAAAAATAGCGCAAAACAGCTACGGCGCTAAACAAGTCTCTGCATTTATCAGCGTAATTATTATTTATTGGGCACTGAACGTTGCCATTTATTTTCTGACGCAGCAGATAGAAAAACGCTATCGCTATTTATTGGAGTAA
- a CDS encoding amino acid ABC transporter permease translates to MFSIEFIINNCGFILSALPVTLSITGLSLVFSLLLGGLLASVMIRNTPGVKYLVKVFISFGRSIPMLVMLYFVFYVWPWGASALFSGPNTPIFHYKLAPMVAAVIAFSVVFSAYFAEAFRAAWNAVEKGQREAAWSVGLTGFTRLRRIILPQAAVSALPNMTSIVIDLIKDTSLVYTITVVDLMAKANMAAARGFHFVEAYCVVLLVYILLCLAIAGALRRLEGFLSRKWATHAQPA, encoded by the coding sequence ATGTTTAGCATTGAGTTTATTATCAACAACTGTGGTTTTATTTTAAGCGCGCTGCCGGTGACGCTCAGTATTACTGGGTTGTCATTGGTATTCTCGCTACTGCTGGGCGGATTGCTGGCATCGGTGATGATTCGCAACACCCCGGGTGTGAAATATCTGGTTAAGGTATTTATCTCTTTCGGCCGTTCAATCCCCATGCTGGTGATGCTGTATTTCGTGTTTTACGTCTGGCCATGGGGCGCCAGCGCCCTGTTTAGCGGGCCGAACACGCCCATCTTCCATTACAAGCTCGCACCGATGGTAGCCGCTGTCATTGCTTTTTCGGTGGTATTTAGCGCCTATTTCGCCGAGGCGTTTCGCGCCGCCTGGAATGCGGTAGAGAAAGGCCAACGCGAGGCCGCCTGGTCCGTCGGGTTAACCGGTTTTACGCGGCTGCGGCGCATTATTCTGCCACAGGCAGCGGTATCGGCGCTGCCTAACATGACCAGCATTGTGATCGATCTGATTAAAGATACCTCGCTGGTCTACACCATTACCGTGGTGGATTTGATGGCGAAGGCCAATATGGCCGCCGCACGTGGGTTCCATTTCGTGGAGGCGTATTGCGTGGTGTTGCTGGTTTACATTCTGCTGTGCCTGGCTATCGCAGGGGCGCTACGGCGCCTGGAAGGGTTTTTGAGCCGTAAATGGGCCACGCATGCGCAGCCAGCTTAA
- a CDS encoding amino acid ABC transporter ATP-binding protein codes for MAMVIIRDIIKHYSDEKILKGVSLDINQGEVICIIGPSGSGKTTLLRSLNFLDPADGGTIKINDVQVNCASANKKEINRLRAKTAMVFQSWNLFHNRTALENITEGLIYAKKMPRRDALKLAERLLTRVGLWNRKDHYPNSLSGGQKQRVGIARALAMNPALLLLDEPTSALDPEKVGEVLSLIQEIAAEGQTMIIVTHEMAFARQVADRVIFMEEGKIIEQGPPEQIFAAAKQARTNAFLARLQFQR; via the coding sequence TTGGCAATGGTAATAATCAGGGATATTATCAAGCATTATTCAGACGAAAAAATATTAAAAGGCGTATCCCTGGATATTAACCAAGGAGAGGTCATTTGCATTATAGGCCCCAGCGGCTCTGGTAAAACAACCCTGTTGCGCAGCCTTAATTTTTTAGATCCCGCCGATGGCGGCACCATCAAGATTAACGATGTGCAGGTAAACTGCGCCAGTGCTAATAAAAAAGAAATTAATCGGCTGCGGGCGAAAACTGCGATGGTATTTCAATCCTGGAATTTATTCCATAACCGTACGGCGCTGGAAAATATCACGGAAGGTTTGATTTACGCGAAAAAGATGCCGCGCCGTGACGCCCTTAAACTGGCCGAACGCCTGCTCACACGCGTGGGGTTATGGAACAGGAAAGATCACTATCCCAATAGCCTATCCGGCGGGCAAAAGCAACGCGTTGGCATCGCCCGCGCGCTGGCAATGAACCCCGCATTGTTGTTGCTTGATGAGCCAACCTCCGCGCTCGATCCTGAAAAAGTAGGCGAAGTATTGAGCCTGATTCAGGAGATCGCCGCGGAAGGGCAAACCATGATTATCGTTACCCATGAGATGGCGTTTGCCCGCCAGGTTGCGGACCGCGTGATTTTTATGGAAGAGGGGAAAATCATTGAGCAGGGGCCACCAGAACAAATTTTTGCGGCGGCCAAGCAGGCCCGCACCAACGCGTTTCTCGCCCGCCTACAGTTCCAGCGTTGA